The genomic interval TGCAGGCCTTTTATAACGGGGAACTAGATGTACTTGGAACATCTCCTCCTAGCTCTGAGATTCAAAATGTTCTAAATGATGAAAACTATGTTGCCAATCCAGTAGTATGGCCGTCTCGTCAATATTTGGTCTTTAATATGGAAGAAAAGCCTCTTGATCAATTAGAAGTCCGTCAAGCAATTGCTTATGCCCTTGATAGTGATGATATTGTGAATAGAGCATTGCGTGGGGAAGGACAGGTAGCTACTAGCTTTGTTTCTCCAGTTTTTAAATGGGCAGTATCAGATGAATATACAGTTCCAGAGTATGACCCAGAAAAAGCAAAAGGTCTATTAGAAGAAGCTGGATTAAAGCCAGATGCAAATGGAAACTATTTATCCTTAACACTAGATGTATTTCAAGATCCTGGAACAGTTGATATGGCTACTGTAATTAAAGATCAACTTAGAAAAGTTGGGATAGAAATCAAACTAAATGTTTCTGAATATCCAACTTGGCAAGAACAGGTTCATACGAATCGAAAGTATCAGCTAAGTATGATTGGTGGCTATCAAGGTCCAGATATTGGAGCGATTAGTGCGAGAATTTCCACAGAAGGATCAAATAACTTTAATGGATACAGTAATCCTGAATTGGATGAATTGCTTGAAAAAGGAGCAAGTCTTGTAACAGAAGAGGATCGGAAACCAATTTATAATGAAGTACAGCGTATTCTTTCTGAAGACTTACCGATTTATTTAATTTCCGAGTGGGTTGCAGTATCACCAGTCCATGTATCTGTAAAAGGAATGCCGAATACAGAAGAAGCGTTGCCGTATACCGGATTTAATGAGTATAACTATGTTTGGATAGATAAATAAACCTGAGAAATAAAGGATAATGAGAAAATAAGGGCTGCCAGATCCTTTCGATATCAAGACAGCCCTTATTTATTTTTTAAAAGGAGTGAGTAGTGATGAATATTCAAAAAATAGTTGATAGTGTACCGGATTACCAAAGTTTTTTAACAGTAGATGAGTTGGACGAAAGCGCATTTAAATTAGCAGATGAATTTCCAGAGGAAGTGGAAATCTTTGTAGCAGGCTATTCAAGAAATAATCACCCGATTCAATGTTTAAAAATCGGAAATGGTTCTAGAAATGCTTTATGTTTCGCATTACCACATCCTAATGAACC from Niallia sp. FSL W8-0635 carries:
- a CDS encoding ABC transporter substrate-binding protein; the encoded protein is MKAKKRNILSILLVLLIVITAGCSGSNETGGQEGNDESTTTGGTLIVGATGDPQTFNPDARADDYYYAMAQNIFSRLVKINNNQEIIPDLAKEWEFNEEGTEITFHLQENVKWHDGEDFSSADVKFTLDSIMEKSGYAVGNLSSMEEVTTPDENTVVIHLKKPDASFLGYLAWYATFIVPEHIYSGDNWDSGLNINPVGTGPFKFVEHTPGVSVTLERFDDYFGQVAKMDKVVFSIMSDVDTMMQAFYNGELDVLGTSPPSSEIQNVLNDENYVANPVVWPSRQYLVFNMEEKPLDQLEVRQAIAYALDSDDIVNRALRGEGQVATSFVSPVFKWAVSDEYTVPEYDPEKAKGLLEEAGLKPDANGNYLSLTLDVFQDPGTVDMATVIKDQLRKVGIEIKLNVSEYPTWQEQVHTNRKYQLSMIGGYQGPDIGAISARISTEGSNNFNGYSNPELDELLEKGASLVTEEDRKPIYNEVQRILSEDLPIYLISEWVAVSPVHVSVKGMPNTEEALPYTGFNEYNYVWIDK